A segment of the Lycium ferocissimum isolate CSIRO_LF1 chromosome 5, AGI_CSIRO_Lferr_CH_V1, whole genome shotgun sequence genome:
TTAACCTTTATCTTGTTAGAGtgcataagtatatatataaattatattttcagGAACAATCATTTacaactaaaaaaataaaaaaaggcatTTTTGCTAATTaaagtttgttttaaaatttcagAAGAATGGTCTGAGAGAAATACCAAGAAAGCTAATGATGCTGGATCCAGTGTTAGATTATGACTATGCAGGACCTAATCCCAGGCATGATCCCGGTAGAAAGAGAGGTCACCCTTGAAGACTATTATTATATGCCAGATGCTATATTAATATTGCTACTCTAGCTTATATATGGGGATTTTGATTGAAATATCAATTCCACTAGTAGAATATCATGTAATGCCTTTGTTGCATAATAAGAATAGCAATAGTCCTTTTGTGATGTTGCTGAGTTCTG
Coding sequences within it:
- the LOC132058283 gene encoding uncharacterized protein LOC132058283 translates to MRPTSKAFLLLVLFFIFVSSGTVEGLGNGANRIYKLQKKNGLREIPRKLMMLDPVLDYDYAGPNPRHDPGRKRGHP